A window of Candidatus Bathyarchaeota archaeon contains these coding sequences:
- a CDS encoding 50S ribosomal protein L2, whose protein sequence is MGKRIRVQRRGRGGQNFRASTHKRVAPAKYPAIAPKESFEAELTGVIVDLVHDPGRGSPLSLIEFDNGLSIYSITPEGVFTGQEIVYGGKAPAEIGNILPLGKIPEGTLVCNLELRPGDGGKMARSSGAYATVVGHTPQGTMIRLPSGRTRYIDDFCLATVGVISASGRIEKPFLKAGEKYHLMKAKGHKYPRTSGRKMVPAVHPYGSSKRSARRTTTTSHGAPPGQKVGLIAARGPGQKKKRAIRG, encoded by the coding sequence ATGGGAAAACGTATTCGTGTACAAAGAAGAGGGCGTGGCGGTCAAAACTTCCGCGCCTCAACGCATAAACGTGTTGCTCCAGCAAAGTATCCAGCTATTGCTCCAAAAGAATCCTTTGAAGCAGAACTCACCGGTGTCATTGTTGATTTAGTTCATGATCCAGGAAGAGGTTCTCCGCTTTCGCTGATTGAATTTGACAACGGCTTATCCATTTACAGCATCACTCCTGAAGGCGTTTTCACTGGACAAGAAATCGTCTACGGCGGTAAAGCTCCAGCTGAAATCGGCAACATCCTGCCCTTGGGCAAGATTCCTGAAGGAACCTTAGTCTGCAACCTTGAACTTCGCCCCGGAGACGGCGGCAAAATGGCCCGCAGCTCAGGCGCATACGCCACAGTAGTCGGTCACACTCCGCAAGGCACCATGATTCGTTTACCTTCAGGTAGAACCCGCTACATCGACGACTTCTGCTTAGCAACCGTCGGTGTAATCTCTGCTTCTGGACGCATCGAGAAACCGTTCCTCAAAGCAGGCGAAAAATATCACCTCATGAAAGCCAAAGGCCACAAGTATCCACGCACCAGCGGCCGCAAAATGGTTCCTGCAGTTCACCCATACGGTAGCAGCAAACGCAGCGCCCGCAGAACAACCACAACTTCGCACGGTGCACCTCCAGGACAGAAAGTCGGCTTGATTGCTGCTCGTGGTCCAGGTCAGAAGAAAAAACGTGCAATCAGGGGATAA
- a CDS encoding 30S ribosomal protein S19, whose product MPKEFSYRGHSLESLSAMSMDEFINLLPSRQRRSLQRGLTAEQRILLEKLRTAKEAKGGKDSGIKTHVRDLIVLPEMVGAKISVHNGKEFVAIDIKPEMIGHYLGEFAITNKPVRHGTPGIGASRSSMYVPLK is encoded by the coding sequence ATGCCAAAAGAATTTAGCTACCGTGGACACAGCCTCGAAAGCCTTTCAGCTATGTCTATGGACGAATTCATTAATCTGCTTCCATCACGCCAACGTAGAAGCCTTCAGCGCGGTTTAACCGCTGAGCAACGTATACTGCTAGAGAAGCTTCGCACTGCTAAAGAAGCCAAAGGCGGCAAAGACAGCGGAATCAAAACCCACGTCCGCGACCTCATCGTGCTGCCCGAGATGGTTGGCGCAAAAATCAGCGTGCACAACGGCAAAGAATTCGTAGCCATCGACATAAAGCCTGAAATGATTGGCCACTACCTCGGCGAATTCGCCATAACCAACAAACCTGTTCGGCATGGCACGCCTGGTATCGGTGCATCACGGTCTTCGATGTATGTGCCGCTAAAGTAA
- the rpl4p gene encoding 50S ribosomal protein L4, which translates to MAQKTAEIFDLQGKATGKITLPEVFSTPLRPDVIKRAVLAIQSNRLQPQGRDPMAGKKTTAESRGTGSATARVPRTKGSGRAAFAPSTVKGRQPHPPKAEKIIVKNIPKKEAKLALQSAIAATAEKDVVAARGHKVEGVVGLPLVVDNAFEGLTKAKEVEEAFSSLGFDAELTRVKESRNIRAGKGKHRGRKMKQAVGPLIVVVDGKNLMAAASNLPGVEVTTVTNLNTEMLAPGTHPGRLTVWTNGAIEKLSTLYGEKA; encoded by the coding sequence ATGGCACAGAAAACCGCAGAAATCTTTGACTTACAGGGCAAAGCCACAGGCAAAATCACCCTGCCTGAGGTTTTTTCCACGCCCCTCAGACCAGACGTCATCAAACGTGCAGTCTTAGCCATCCAAAGCAACAGGCTCCAGCCACAAGGCAGAGACCCAATGGCTGGCAAGAAAACCACCGCTGAGTCCCGCGGAACAGGTAGCGCAACCGCAAGAGTTCCCCGCACAAAAGGCAGCGGTAGAGCAGCGTTTGCTCCAAGCACCGTGAAAGGCAGACAGCCTCACCCGCCCAAAGCGGAAAAAATCATCGTAAAGAACATCCCTAAAAAGGAAGCTAAACTCGCCTTGCAATCCGCCATCGCAGCCACAGCTGAGAAAGACGTGGTTGCAGCACGCGGACACAAAGTTGAAGGCGTTGTAGGTTTACCTTTAGTGGTTGATAACGCTTTTGAAGGTTTAACGAAAGCCAAAGAAGTCGAAGAAGCCTTCAGCAGCCTCGGATTCGACGCAGAATTAACCCGCGTCAAAGAAAGCCGCAACATCCGCGCAGGTAAAGGTAAACACCGAGGACGCAAAATGAAGCAAGCCGTCGGTCCACTCATTGTTGTCGTTGACGGAAAGAACCTTATGGCGGCTGCAAGCAACCTTCCAGGCGTAGAAGTAACCACCGTAACTAACCTTAACACTGAAATGCTTGCACCCGGCACGCACCCCGGCAGGTTGACAGTTTGGACTAACGGTGCAATCGAGAAACTATCCACTCTCTATGGAGAAAAGGCATAA
- a CDS encoding 50S ribosomal protein L23 encodes MKPDEVIKYPLMTESASVMVEKDNKLLFVVNMKAGKADIKRAVEVMYEVKVQDVNVLITPQGVKKAFVKLKPEYLASDVAIKLGIL; translated from the coding sequence ATGAAACCAGACGAAGTAATTAAGTATCCCCTTATGACGGAATCCGCCAGCGTGATGGTTGAAAAAGACAACAAGCTCCTCTTTGTTGTTAACATGAAAGCTGGCAAAGCAGACATTAAACGCGCAGTGGAAGTTATGTACGAAGTTAAAGTCCAAGATGTAAACGTGCTTATTACTCCACAGGGTGTAAAGAAAGCGTTCGTGAAGCTAAAACCTGAATACCTTGCTTCCGACGTCGCAATCAAACTAGGTATCCTCTAA